The DNA window CCGCCTGCAACCGCGATGCTCGATTGGATCCGCTCTAACCGCATGCGATTGCCGCCAGTTGATAAGATCGGCCCCTCCTGGAAAGTGTTTGTAATTACAGTGAATGTGTTTACATTAGTAGCACCCAGCAGCACCCCGTCTGCTCGCTAGGAAATTCTGTTTGATAATCTCATTTTCAATTGGTTTTATCGATTTAGCTACTACTACTACTCACCCAACGAGCCGGCAGTTTATCGGAGTGGTCAGTGTTGAACGGGCATCTCATTAGAGGATTTGAAGAGTTCACTACCTCAAACGGTGGGCAGCAGAAATGGCTCCCAATATCACCGAGCAGGAGGTCACCGTCGTTAGCAACTGTCAGAATGGCACGGCAGTTCGACAGCGAGTAGGCGACGCCAATCTAGTCACCAGTGACGATAATAATAATCAACTAACGAAAAGCCAACCAGTGCAGCAGAAGCAGCCGGATGATTTTCGGGCGCAGATCCGATGGCCTGATTTTTTCGCACAGTTGTTCCTGCACGTAGGATTCCTGATAGGCGTGTGGCAGCTAGTGACACTGCAGGCTAAGTTCTACACCGCCGTGTGGAGTGAGTAGAATCTGATTTGTTCCCGCTTGACGAGTAAATTGAGTAAAATGTTACATATCACATTTCAGCACTACTACTGGTATGGGGATCCGGCTTTGGAATCACAGCCGGTGCCCACCGGCTCTGGTCGCACAAGTCGTACAGAGCCAAGGTACCACTGCGAATACTGCTGATGTTCCTATTCACCATTTGTGGGCAGGTAGGTGGTGTTAATCGTAACTCGCAGCAAACGCCAGTCGCTAGGCAGCAAGCTTAACAGAGTGCTCGATATTCGCTTGAATTTCAGCGTGATGCCTACACGTGGGCGCACGATCACCGGGTGCACCACAAGTACTCGGAGACGGATGCGGATCCGCACAACGCAAAGCGTGGTTTCTTCTTTGCCCACGTCGGGTGGGTATTTCTGACGCCCCATCCGGACGTGGTAGCCAAGCGGAAGGTCATCGATATGAGCGATCTGGAGGCCGATCCGATCGTTATGTGGCAGAAGAAGTAAGTCGGAGCGTTTTGTTCATTTTGCGttgtactttttttattttaaacgaTATTTCTCCATATTTTTGAGTCATTTTACAACAAAATTCCTCAAAGAAAGATAGTTTTAGTAATTTCTATGACACGTTTgaattcatttgttttattttgttcgcGTTTAGTGATTTTATTAAATCTTTCCACACCCTCCCACAGATACTACCTTCCGCTGTTCGCCCTGCTCGTCATCGCATTCCCGGTGCTGGTTCCCTACTACTACTGGTCGGAAAATCTGTGGGTCGCCTTCTGGGTGTGCTTCACACTGCGCTTCACCACCACCCTCAACATCGCCTTTTTCGTGAACAGTGTGGCACACATGTTCGGCAATCGACCGTACGATAAGTATGAGCTTTCTCCCATTGAAAccccttttttaaaaattaagaaCAAAAAACAACTATGTAACTATGAATACTTTCAGAACAATCAGCCCGGTGGAAAACCTGTCAGTCGCAATCGCGGCGATGGGTGAAGGCTGGCACAACTACCACCATGTTTTCCCGTGGGATTACAAAACCGGGGAGCTGAAGGGTTACATGTTTAATGTGACGACCGGTTTCATCGATGTTTTCGCACGGATCGGATGGGCGTACGAACGTGAGTATTTGATGAAAATCAATGAAAAGTGGCCATTCTCTTATAATAATCATCATTCATGTAGGAAAATCTGTTTCCCCGGCGATCGTGGAAAGGCGTGCGGCCAAGTATGGCGACGGAACACGCTTCCTGACCGATGAGTTCGCACACAAGGATGCCGTGTGGGGTTTCGGCGATCGGGATATTCTGCCGGAGGATGTAGATGATATCGTGCGATTACAAGAATGAGTATTTGTGTGTGAATAGGAGCCATGTTTTGGCATCGGAGTCAAGTTCAATCGGTAAAGCTTTAGTCACCGGAAACGGAACCCCAAGATGCATTATTTACACGTATGTTAGATGTAAGcggtacattttatgaaaaaaattagtgAAGGAGTCCGGTAACTCCTAAACACAGTGCATTATTGGAAAATAAGTTTGAAAAGTGTTTACTAATGTGCCGTGGAAGCACACGTAAAGTTCCACTATTTGTCAGGGAAATCAACTGAATGTCGGTACTAAAACAGTGTctatttttctaaaaatatcacttttctAAATATTCACGCAACGACTTCGTTTTATTAACTGCATAATTGATGATGTGAAGGATGAGTTGTAATTTACTTACTACGAAGGTTTAGAAGCGCCGTTCGGGTTAGTTCTGATTTCTTCATTATCCCTTGGCACACGAGCAATTCAATGGTGTCGCTTCGAAGTCCGATGTCGAGTGACACCGAAAGGTACCTATTGAGGTTGATCAATATTCTTGTTTTCTGTTTTTATATGCAAAATATGTTAGTTTCCGTGGTCACCTATTCGGATTTGCTTCCAT is part of the Topomyia yanbarensis strain Yona2022 chromosome 1, ASM3024719v1, whole genome shotgun sequence genome and encodes:
- the LOC131677199 gene encoding acyl-CoA Delta-9 desaturase translates to MAPNITEQEVTVVSNCQNGTAVRQRVGDANLVTSDDNNNQLTKSQPVQQKQPDDFRAQIRWPDFFAQLFLHVGFLIGVWQLVTLQAKFYTAVWTLLLVWGSGFGITAGAHRLWSHKSYRAKVPLRILLMFLFTICGQRDAYTWAHDHRVHHKYSETDADPHNAKRGFFFAHVGWVFLTPHPDVVAKRKVIDMSDLEADPIVMWQKKYYLPLFALLVIAFPVLVPYYYWSENLWVAFWVCFTLRFTTTLNIAFFVNSVAHMFGNRPYDKTISPVENLSVAIAAMGEGWHNYHHVFPWDYKTGELKGYMFNVTTGFIDVFARIGWAYERKSVSPAIVERRAAKYGDGTRFLTDEFAHKDAVWGFGDRDILPEDVDDIVRLQE